The Triticum urartu cultivar G1812 chromosome 6, Tu2.1, whole genome shotgun sequence genome includes the window aggagcggatcccgcgatgatcacgaagaacacgaggggaaaataCGAGGGGAAATCAgtcaaaccaacaagattaagtcacacatgtgctagatccttgaaacacaaagagagatacacgGTACAcaatcaactagggacgatacaaaggtagccgttcttctccgtgaggaggtcttgagttcttccctaaaaggggtcttgaatccgcttgggggatcttctccggtggaggctcgaatctccgaggagaaggtaaccaaatggatgagcaaagctcttacacgaaatatgagctaatcctttgctaaccctagctagaaggaataggaggtctatatatagtcttagtgcaaaagaggggggCGAAGGGGCACAAGGGCTGCGGCCCAACACGAAACAGTacacaggcgtcggacgtccgggagtcaccggtcgtccggaggctcgcgagggttCGGACGTCCatagattcggctcgggtggtcTTCGGTCAGACGTCCGGTCGGGATCGGACGTCCGGGCGTTGGTCGGACGTGGGGTGTTGGAAGTCTGTTGTTTTGGTTCGGGTGTGGaagcgtcggacgtccggtctgggtcggacgtccggagcctggagatcgtcggacgtccggtcctggCCAGTCATCCGGAGCCTGTAGCTTCTTCTGCatcatctcttcttcttcttctccgtcttcacgtccatctttctcttcttcttctccttgctccttagcttctccatgatacctgagtatgcacaatctgtccatatgaggtagtagccatgtctcatgtgcatcgaagtggaaacatgaaaggagtgatgtcacctcggtttcgagagcttTTGTGCGTGCTCGTGTCATGAGCCCTCTAGACACTTGGTGAGGCGATGGTAGATTCATGTGGATGACCTTAGGATGCTTCGCATCAGTTCGTTGACTAGAGTGTAGTTTTCTGTAACCGCACTTGTAACGTTCCAGCTCATGAGCTAGCGGTCTTGGGTAAGAGTGGTGCGTATGGTGACCAACATGTATGGCTGGGTAGCCTTCCAAACTTTGTAACTGTTGCAGTGACCGTCAACTTGGTCGGTCTGACGTGATTAATGGAATGCTAGGTgtttcagtttaaaaaaaaacAAATATTTCCTTCGTCTTGAATTACTTGTTTTACATTTTTTCAATATGGATGTACGTAATTTTTATTATGTCCGGTCTTCTTTGTACCGCCATAATTAATAAAGATGAATAAAATAGAAGTTTTCCACAATTTTTTGGGACGGAGGTAATATTACACGTTAGCATGTTAGAGCAACTCTAATAGGCTGACCCAAATGGATGACGCTTTTGTCCgttttttgtccgtttgggtcggcccggCGGACACAAACGCCCGTCGCTGTGTTTGGGTTAGCGCGAGCACTCAACGCTGACCCGACCCATTTCGTCGACGTGCTAAAAAAAAGTATTGCGAGCAGTTTGAAAATAAATATATGCATTTAATTAAACATAAAAGCCGGCCACGAAGGCCGGCAAAAGTCCACATTACATTAATAAAAACACCAAAAACTAGACGACGCGCTGCCCTagactcggcggcggcggcgtctgCGTCGGGTCCGGTGAGGTCGATCAACGTCGGCGCAGGGCCGGCCCAGGGGAACGCCGTGTTCCAGACGATGCCGATGTCGGGCTTTGCCGCCGCTGCCTgggcctggcgcgcctcctcgtCGGCCTCGCGCTCGAGCATCTGCAGACGCTCGCCCTCCTGGTGCTCCTCGGCCAGCCGAACGCGGCGCCAATGGTCGAGGTaggccgcctcctgcttcttCGTCGCCCCGAGCCAGATCAGCGGAGCGGTGACCCACTCGCGCACTACTCCGGTCCAGGAGTAGCGCTCATGGTAGGCCGGCTCCTCCGGCTCGGCTTTGGGCGGGGACGGCGGGGCCACCGGCGGCATGACGTAGTCGCCCGCCGCGGAGAGGGTCATGGCCTCCGCCATGGCAGCCTCGAAAGCCGCCTCGTCTGCCTCCCTCcaccgctcctcctcctcgctctcctTAATGGCCGCCTGGTAGGCGGCCTCGCCCTCCTGGTCCTCGTCGCGGACGACGAGCGCGGGCGGCAGCAAGCTGTGGTCGACGCTGCGGACGCCGCGTTGCCTTGCCTCCTCATGCTCGAAGGCGAACCATCGAGCCCGGTTGGGCGAGTCAACGGCGAAGTGCGGGTCAGCGCACTGCTCCGACGTCAGCAACGCCCGCCGGCGCCGCACCTCCTCCGCATGGGCCCTCGCCGTCCGCGGCGCCGCCGGCATTGAGATCCTCTCCGGATCCAAATGTCAGTCATGTGACAGCGTTACGTCCGGGTACGGCAGAGGCACGCGGTGGTGCCAGTGCAACTCGGCCTGGTGCAACGGCACGTTGATGCGCTGCCTCTGCCGGGGAGCGCGCGCCGGCGCGGGGAGGGAGGGGAGGGAGGGGGAATGACGGGCGGGGGCTTTGTCCTTGCGGCTGCTGCCGATGCCGGAGAAGAAACCCATACTGGCGGTGGCTAGGGTTGTCGCCGACGTGGGGGCAGGGGTGGTCAGATGAGGACGAGGGGCGAGTGGTAGTGGATGAGGATGGTCCCGCCACACGCCCGGCTTAAAAAAGAACGACCGCTGTCGCTGACGCATGGGCCCAAGGTGGGCGGTCGTCATAAATTATGTTGACCGTGGCGGTTGGATGGCCGCCAGATGAGGACGCGGCGGACGGCAAGGAGACGCGCGGCATGTCCGTTTCGCGTCCACGCCGACGCAATCCAAACGTAATTTTGGGCTGAAAATGGGTCTGCGCGGACGCTAGACGGATACGATTTGAGTTTGGGTCGGCGCGCTGGACCGCCATTTTTATCCACACCGATCCAAAGAGATGCGGGCGAACGAAATGGATCGTTCCATTAAAGTTGCTCTTATACACCCAGTAACCCAGATGGCCAAATGTGAGACGTGTAAAATAGATAACCACGCCCTTTATCTTCTTCTCGTCCTTTTTTTTACTAACGCTTGCTTTTCGGCGCAGCGGATGGATGGATAAAGCAGCAACCTGATGGAGCAGCTTTCACGTCATACACCGTGTGCCGACGTGCACGTGCGGTCCGGACGAAGATTACATGGAGTCTTCGAGCAACCCTTCTTGCCCGATGACAACATCGCAACCTCGAGTACATGGACCAGCGCGTAGCTCTCGTCTCTAGCCTGGCACTGGCATGCCTGTCGACCCGCCAATGCCAGCCACTTAGGGCTTCTTCAGTCGTTTGTCCccaggacgcataaaaatcgTCTTCTGGGGACGAGCCAGCGATACACTCGGCGCTGGGGCGGTTTTAcgcccagtcgtcgcccccagTTCGCCCTCAGGCGCCGAAATTGACCCATTTTGCAGCTCAATTTCGACGAATAAACGGCTCATATGAgcgagaataggcccatatttggcgtggtttcgccgtgtctcggcgtccaattatcaacacaattattttttatcacatatttcatcacagaaaaatcaaatacttcaacaaaatactacaacaacaaatagttcaatacaattatatagttcaacaaataaaaactcgtatttcatcacgcggcgtcccccttgagcctccataggtgtTCAATCGGAtctttctgcagttgatgatgcatcTGTGGGTCTcagatctcctgacgcatactgagataggcagtccaagttgccggtagctggtgatcaacttcggctagaggaccctgcctgtagtatggttcagtgtcaaacactgggtcttcttactcgctctcgatgatcatgttgtgcaagatgacacagcaagtcatgatctcccacatttgatctttcgaccaggtctgagcggggtaccgaacaacagcgaatcgagattggagcacaccaaatgcccgctcgacatccttcctgcaagcctcctgaagcttcgcaaaccaggcgttcttgcctcctgccacagggtttgagatcgtcttcacaaatgtcgaccatctcagatagatgccgtcagctagatagtaccccttgttgtattgatgcccattgatctcgaagttcatcggaggagaatggccctcaacgagcttggcaaaaacaggagagcactgtagcacgttgatgtcattgtgagttcctggcataccaaagaaggagtgccaaatccagaggtcctgtgtggctaccgcctcaagcaccacactgcaaccgcctttgccgcctttgtacatcccctgtcaaccaaatgggcagttcttccatttccaatgcatgcagtcgatgcttccaagtatcccaggaaatcctcttgctgcattctgggcTAGGATCCGAGCGGTGTCTTCCacattgggtgttctcaagtattgtggcccaaacactgccaccactgcccgacagaacttgtagaaacactctatgctggtggactcggccatgcgcccatagtcgtcgagtgaatcactgggagctccatatgcaagcatcctcatcgctgtcgtgcacttctggatggaggtgaatccaagagcgccagtgcaatccatcttgcacttgaagtagttgtcgaactcccggatggaattcacaatcctgagaaagagctttcggctcatccgataacggcaccgaaatgttctctcgccatgaagtggagcatcggcaaagtagtcggagtagagcatgcagtagccttgcagacgatgccggttctttgctttcacccgccccggcaccgagccacctcgccgcggcttttcattgctcgccagcagctgggcgagggcggcgagcaccatcagatgctcttcttcctggacgtcggccgcggcttcctcctccagcagcgcggcgagctcttcctcctcatccgagtccatcgccgagacaggcaaaacgccgaacaccttgcgctcggtgggcgtgtacccgccgttaaaccgcgcctccgcggccggaaacggcggccggaaacgcccagctgctgtgggaggggctgccgcggcgaagcactgctattttccggcggggaatggctatctagcggaGTAGGGCGGCGGCCGTCGCCGGGATATAGCTAATGGTGGCCAAGGGCGCAGGGGGTGCGACACGAGTCgggggaagaaaaccttgactttttccttgtcggtgtgggccaggcgtgcttttccctagcgccggagcccccaacgactccccagcgcgccgggttcggcctgtgaccgTTGGGCGGAAAAAAGGTCCGAACCGTCGATTTTCGGCATCCTGGGAGCGCGACTGAACCGTTTTTTCGACACCGGCGTCAAAAAAGTGGCCTGAGGGGGCCTGTTGGggacgcggctggagatgcccttaacCGTTGAAACTTGAAACACCGGTATCATATTCAGCACTCCACAAATGAGAGGCCCTCGGTGCCCTCTACGTCCCTTCGGTAAAAGCATGGCAGCGCCGCGCGCATGGCTCCAAAGTCCAAGCGCACGCAGGGCATACGGCACTGCCCGTGTTTTTTCTAGGTGTTGCACTGCCCGTGTTAATCCTCGTGCACCCTACGAAGCGTACACGAGGGGCCGCCCATGTGGCCGAGCGGGCCCGGCCCACTCCCGAGGCGACACGTACGCCCATACCCGCGTGGCGACTGGGTCTACGGCTCTCGTCGCATGCATCCGCTCTAGTCGATCATCAAGCACGCATGCATGCAGGCAGGCAGGCGGCAGGGCAAGGCCAAAGTTGCCAACAGATAACGATCCGGCACGTAAGTGCGTGCGCGGCATCGATTGACGCTCTAATCCGTGGGGTTTGGGACCCATGCATGGCCTGCCTGGAGCATCAATTATGGCCGACATTCATTACTAACGAGCCTTAAATTTGTCGCCGAGAAAAGCTGGTGTGCAATCCTCGACGTTCGTCGTGTGATCTAGACACATGTACGTCTATGTGCATCACGCGCCAGCCAAAAGCAATTCTACGGATATCGCTGCCAAAGCGGATGTTACTAACACGTATGCTTATGTAAAGATGTCAACCAGGATGAGATAATCCAACATGTGTGACTAGGCCAACTTCCATATGGAGATGGAACAAACACTTGCTATTAATCGCTCCCTGAGAGCCAGATCAGAGAACAAATTGCCAAGAAACTCTTCTATAATTAGTTTCCGGGCGCGGCACGGATAAGACTTTCTGATCGTGTAGGACTGAATTGCTGCGTTTCTTATCCAGAAAGAAAAATCACTAGGCCCACTACGTTAGCAGCTGCCAATAGCAACGCGCCAGCACCACCCGAAATCCTGTTAACCACACAAAACACCTACGTACGTGGCGGTTTGACACCGCGAAGAGGCTTGGGACCCAGCTGGCAGTGGCACGGCGTAGATATCATCCACGTAGCAATCCAAAACGTCAAGGATGAAACGGTCATTCCATAAAACGGCCTTATCCACTTGCCCCGCTTTCTGCTCTCGTCCTTCCAGCTCATATAAATCCCAGCGCAACCACCAGCGCACGCCTTCCTTCCTACCTTCTACCCGCCGCGGTTCCGCAGGTCTTCAACTTCCTCGCCTCCTTGCGCGATCTGCTTCACGTTTCCCCTCACCGCTCCATTCGCGCTGCACGTTTGCACGGCGAGCAGGCATGGCCGCAATGGCGAGGAGCACGCGGTCGGTGGCGACGGAGCGCGCGTACCACCATTTCGCGCCGGCGTCGACGCGCGGCCTCATGGGGTACCCGGCCACGGCAGGCGGCCCCGTCACGGCCGACGAGTTCGAGGAGTCAGACGTCTGGGGGTCGTTCAACCCGGGAGAGGAGGCCGAACAATCGGCAAGGTCGGGTGCCGAGCTACCCCGGGTCCGTGCAGTCCCGGTTGCCCGTCCCGGGAGGAAGACGAAGCCGGTGGACAGGGCCGGCGGGGGCGGCGCCGCGCACGGGTCGCTGCCCGTGGCCATACCGGACTGGTCCAAGATCCTTGGGGGCGAGTACCAGGGGCACCAGGCCGGGGACTGGGAGCTGGACGACGCGGACGACGAGGACGTCGAGGGCGCCCCGGTGGTGCCGCCGCACGAGCTGGCGTGGCGGCGCCGTGCCGCATCGCTGTCGGTGAACGATGGGATGGGGGTCGGCAGGATGCTCAAGGTCCGGGACGCGGTCTGGAAGAAGACGGGGTTCCAGGCCTGACGCGCTCTCGGGCCGGCGTCGTCGCCCGCCACTACTAGCTGTTTTCTTTTGACAGATCGAATCGGATAAAGCTAGCTGCTACTCCCACAAGTTGGGCCATCTATTttagaatggagggagtagctcgTAGAAGTTGTGGTTATTTTGACAGAGCTTTGGCCTCCGGGGTAGAGAGAGGAGTGGATGCTGAGGAGTGATCATTGTTCTTCGATTGTTCGTTCCTGCTGTGCAGTGTTTTCCGGAGAGAACGCGGAACGTTTTCTGATCCTGCGCAATTTTTTTGTGTAGCACCACGCAAGGGATAGAGCAGCTACTCCTACTGCTAATTGTGCTTACTGCAGCAAAATGATTTGTCGAGGGGATGATCAGTGGGCGACTTTTTCTTCGAGAGTTTTGTCCTTATCTGCGCATCAGCACGGCCATCATCGGTGATTGCCAAATTTCACCAACCGCACAGTAAGCGAATATGCCAAAAGCTACGTTGCGCCAACTGATTGGACAAAACAACTGGCGGTTGTTACACTATCAGCAAGAAATACGCTGGCCAAAAAGTCACGCCAATGATGCTCTCGTATCAGCGAAATTTCTGGCCGGCTTACTGAACGTGTACGTTATTGCCCTGTACTACAACAGTACAATGGATGGATTGTCGTTCCCAATTCACTCACCAGTGGACCGTGTATATCTGTCGGGGCCACGTACAAAACTGCCAAACCAAAAACTAAAGTAACAGTCCTAAGGTCAAGTCAAGTTTTTCAGCTATAGGATTAATCAAACAGCTCCCGTGCCTTCTTCTACCTTCCATCATCTCCTCGTGGCGGTTATTTCTGTCGCACGATGTAATGTGCCCGTGTAATTATGTTCCACcctaaaaaatatatatatataagtttgTTCCACGTTATGCCCTGACTCCTTTGCatatctttccctaataataataAAGCAGATATTGCTTCTGGTCATACGTCATTCAAATTACCCTTGAAGTTAGCGAAAATTACCCACCAATGCCACCCGTAAGTGGAAAAAACGATTCGTTTTTCCCTTACGTCGTTGCCCATCGTGTTTAGTTCAAATAAAGTACTGCCATGTTGTATCACAAGTCTACAATAGCTCGATTGGTTGGTGCCATGCTCTTCTACTTGGGACACCCAAGTTTGAATCCCACTTATCTCTTTTATTGCCTTTTATCACTCCCTGAATTCCTGTTGGCGTAAGATAGAACTACCTTGCTCAA containing:
- the LOC125513824 gene encoding uncharacterized protein LOC125513824; this translates as MAAMARSTRSVATERAYHHFAPASTRGLMGYPATAGGPVTADEFEESDVWGSFNPGEEAEQSARSGAELPRVRAVPVARPGRKTKPVDRAGGGGAAHGSLPVAIPDWSKILGGEYQGHQAGDWELDDADDEDVEGAPVVPPHELAWRRRAASLSVNDGMGVGRMLKVRDAVWKKTGFQA